The following is a genomic window from Anaerolineales bacterium.
TCATGGTCTCGTTGGTCAGAATGCCGTTGGCGGCCAGCTGGACATAGTCGGCGACCAGGATGACATTGATGTCATAGCCCTCGGCGCGCAGCTGCACCGGCTCGTTGTTCAAGTAGCCCACGACGGCTTCTTGCTGATCAGCCGCCAGGGCCGGTACCTGGTTGAAGCCGATCGAGTCCAGGGTCACGTCCTGCTCGGCAATGCCGGCCGTGCTCAGCAAGGCGCGCAGGCCGATGTAGGTGGCCCCAAACAGGCCGGGCAACCCGATGCGGCGGCCGGCCAGGTCAGCGGGGGCGCTGATCCCGCTATCCGTCTTGGCCACCACCGCCACCGGGTACTGCTGCCACCAGGCGCCTACATACACCACCGGCAGTCCCTGGGCGCGCGCCAGCAGCACTTGTTCGCCGGAGACGATGGCGAAGGGCACTTCGCCCACGCCCACCAGGGCCACGCCGTCGGTCTCAAAACTGTAATCGAACTCCACCTGGAAGCCCGCTTCAGCAAAGTAGCCGCGGGCGTCCGCCACGTAGAAGGGCGCGTACTGGACATTGGGAATGTAACCCATCGGCAGCCGGATGGTTTGCAGCTCGGCGGACGGCTGCGCCGCCGGTGCCGCCTGACAGCCGGCCAACCACAGGCTGAGCAAGACGAATGTGAGCAGAATTTTTTGCACAACAGCTCCTTGGCGTTTCAGGGGACGCCTACCCTTCAGAGGTTTGACTTTTGCGCTGCCACCACAGCAAACGCGCTTCCAGCAGCAGGACCAATCCGTACAGCGCCAGGGCCAGGGCGACCAGCGTGAAGACCGCCACAAACACCAGGGCCGTGTCGTAGCCGCCCCGCCCTAAGTTGATCAGAAACCCCAGGCCGCGGTCAGCGCCCACCAGTTCACCCACCACCGCGCCGATCACCGAGAGTGTGGCGCCGATGCGCAGCCCGCCCAGAAAGACCGGCATGGCCGACGGCAGTTCCAGCAGGCGGAAGGTCTGCCAGCGGCTGGCGCGCAGCGAGCGCATCAGGTCGTGCAGGTCCTGCGGCACCGCCTGCAAGCCCACCACGGTGTTGATCAACACCGGGAAGAAGACGATCAGCGCACAGATCAACACTTTGGAGAACAATCCCGGCCCAAACCAAATGATCAGCAAGGGGGCGATCGCCACGATGGGCACCGACTGGCTGGCGACCACATAGGGGGCCAGCATGCGCTCCAAGCGCGGCGAGCGCGCCAGCAGGTAGCCCAGGGCCGCCGCAAACAGCGATCCAGACACCAGACCCAGCACGACTTCCTGCAGCGTGACCCAAATGTGGCGTCCCAGGCTGCCGTCGCCCAGCGCGCTGAGGAAGCGCGCCCACACCTGCCCGGGGGCCGGCAGAATGAAGGCTGGCAGCTGGCTGCTGCGCACCACACCCTCCCACAGCAGCAGCCCGGCCAGCATTGAGACCAACAGCAAAGCCCAGGTGGCCCGGCGGCCCGCCAGAGGGGTGCTTTGTGTTTTCATAATGGGCAAAAGAAAGCCCCGGCTCCTTCCAGAACAAAGCACGGGGCAACGCAAAAGAAGCGTTTAAAAAACACAACCCGAAAGGCAATTCGTTGCGAAGCAACGCAACCTTTCGGGGCGCGTAATAAACGACTAACCCGCCTGGTTCCACCAGGCCGGTTATCCCACTGGAAATTTCCAGCGACTTCTTCTATCCGGACTATACCGTCGGCCCCGGAGTTTCACCGGATCCTGCATCCAAGGATGCTCGTGGGCTCTACCACCGATCGGGAATTTCTATGCACACTTGACACTAGCATAGAGTTTGCTCCGCAAACCCTTAAATGCTGCGCTGGTTTTGTGCAGCATAGATCACCCTGCCCCGAAGATTTGTATTCTATTGTGGGCGCATTATACCAAGCCAGCCTAAACAAAACGGCCTGGCGTCTGCCAGGCCGTTTTGTGTCTACAGGTCAGCACTACGCGTTGCCGCTTTCAGTGCTTTCGATGGCGGTTAGCGTTTGCTGCACATACTGCTCTGCCAGCAACAAGTTGCCGTTCGAGCGTTTGATGATATTGAGGATGCTGCTCATCTTGGAGACTTCCTCCAGCTGCTCGTTGACAAACCAGCCCAGGAATTCCTGAGCGATGTAATCGCGTTCTTTGACTGCAATGTCCATCAGCTCATTGATCTGCTGCGTCACCTCTTGCTCCCACTGCAGGGCCGCGCCTACCGCATCTTCGGGGGTCTTGAAGTCGGCCCGGGCCTGCGTCACGGCCGGCACCGCAATGGAGCCGCCGGCATCCAGGACGTAGCGCACCAGCTTCATGGCGTGCGCATTCTCTTCGGCGGCCTGATTAAAGAAGATCTGGCCGAAAAGCAGCATATCCTCCACCATGAAGTAGGCGGCGATGTTAATGTATTGCATCTGGGCGCCCATCTCACGCCCGATCTGGGCATTGATGGCTTTTTCCAAAGCAGGGCTAATTAGCATTCTTGCTCCTTTTGCATTTTTTGCACGCGCAGAGTCTACCATATTTTCACCTTAGTTGATAATTAGAATCACCCAGTAGAAAGAGTTGGGCTATGAGAACACCTTACCAGCCTGGCCCGCAATCCGCCTAGGCAAGTTCTGCAGGTTTAACTAACCAGAGGGCGCCGCTGGCGCCCTCTGGGGGCAAAACAAATGGGTTAGGGGTTGGTGAAACTGCCGCTGGTGCCAGGCAAAGGCAGCAGGAAGGGGTTGTCCGTGGGCACCAGCATCACCTGGATGTTGGGCGCCAGCTTCTGGATGTACTCCAGCGTCAGCACGTTCGGGTTCTGCGCCAGCGCCTCGGCCAGCAGTGCCAGCGCCTGCGCTTCGGCCTCGGCCTGGATCAGGCGGGCTTGCGCCGCGCCCTGCGCCTCGATCACCACCGCGTCGGCGCGACCCTGAGCCACCTGGCGAGCCTGCTCGGCCTCCTGGCGGCGCTGCTCCACAACAAAAGCGGCTTGCTGGGCCAATTGCTCAGCGATCTGCTTTTGCTCCACAGAATCGGCATATTCGGCAGAGAAGGCGATGTTGCGCAGCACGAAATCACCGTATTCCAGGCCGTTGGCCGCAAAGCGGCGCCCCAGCTCCTCAATGATGATGTTGGTCAACTCCGTGCGCTTGGAACTGTAGACTTCTTCCACGCCGAACTGGGCCACCGCATCGCGGATAATGCCGCGCAGCAGCGGGCGCACCAGTCCATTGGTGTAGCGGTTCTGCCAGCGCACATGCACGTCGATCACGTCCGCCGGATTGATGGCGTAGATCACCGAGGCTTCCACATGCACCACTTGGCCGTCCGAAGTGCGCGCTTCCACCGCATCGTCGCGGTACACGTCGCTCTCTTCCGGAACCACCGACATGGTGTAGGTCTGCCGGGCGATGCTGTAAGGGATCACGTTCTCCGCAAAAGGCACCACCCAGTGCAAGCCGGGTTGCAGAGCCTGAGGACGGATGCC
Proteins encoded in this region:
- a CDS encoding ferritin, with protein sequence MLISPALEKAINAQIGREMGAQMQYINIAAYFMVEDMLLFGQIFFNQAAEENAHAMKLVRYVLDAGGSIAVPAVTQARADFKTPEDAVGAALQWEQEVTQQINELMDIAVKERDYIAQEFLGWFVNEQLEEVSKMSSILNIIKRSNGNLLLAEQYVQQTLTAIESTESGNA
- a CDS encoding prohibitin family protein — encoded protein: MNLVTIVNFLGFAAWAAVLGIIVLAVTRAARGRPLRRAVPMVAVLAVFALALNVLAAGMVFIQPNERGVVVTIREGGIRPQALQPGLHWVVPFAENVIPYSIARQTYTMSVVPEESDVYRDDAVEARTSDGQVVHVEASVIYAINPADVIDVHVRWQNRYTNGLVRPLLRGIIRDAVAQFGVEEVYSSKRTELTNIIIEELGRRFAANGLEYGDFVLRNIAFSAEYADSVEQKQIAEQLAQQAAFVVEQRRQEAEQARQVAQGRADAVVIEAQGAAQARLIQAEAEAQALALLAEALAQNPNVLTLEYIQKLAPNIQVMLVPTDNPFLLPLPGTSGSFTNP
- a CDS encoding ABC transporter substrate-binding protein, whose product is MQKILLTFVLLSLWLAGCQAAPAAQPSAELQTIRLPMGYIPNVQYAPFYVADARGYFAEAGFQVEFDYSFETDGVALVGVGEVPFAIVSGEQVLLARAQGLPVVYVGAWWQQYPVAVVAKTDSGISAPADLAGRRIGLPGLFGATYIGLRALLSTAGIAEQDVTLDSIGFNQVPALAADQQEAVVGYLNNEPVQLRAEGYDINVILVADYVQLAANGILTNETMIAEQPEQISAFVQAVMRGIADTLQDPDAAYEISKQYVETLGQADEATQKQVLALSIEFWQADRLGYSDPQAWENMHRVLREMGLLTQPLDLDAAYSNAFID
- a CDS encoding ABC transporter permease, with translation MKTQSTPLAGRRATWALLLVSMLAGLLLWEGVVRSSQLPAFILPAPGQVWARFLSALGDGSLGRHIWVTLQEVVLGLVSGSLFAAALGYLLARSPRLERMLAPYVVASQSVPIVAIAPLLIIWFGPGLFSKVLICALIVFFPVLINTVVGLQAVPQDLHDLMRSLRASRWQTFRLLELPSAMPVFLGGLRIGATLSVIGAVVGELVGADRGLGFLINLGRGGYDTALVFVAVFTLVALALALYGLVLLLEARLLWWQRKSQTSEG